A genomic region of bacterium contains the following coding sequences:
- a CDS encoding transposase, whose translation MSCPAGPPSDDTSFNGKLHDGLLDWQVFYALGEAKVLIERWRLECSSFRPHSALGYRLPAPEAVPWTPPTGLQSADTVAPT comes from the coding sequence CTGTCCTGCCCTGCAGGCCCACCCTCGGACGATACATCGTTCAATGGCAAGCTTCACGACGGGCTGCTGGATTGGCAGGTCTTCTACGCGCTCGGGGAAGCAAAGGTCTTGATCGAACGCTGGCGCCTGGAGTGCAGCAGTTTCAGGCCGCACAGCGCCTTGGGCTACCGGCTTCCGGCACCCGAGGCGGTGCCGTGGACACCACCTACCGGGCTTCAGTCCGCTGACACGGTAGCTCCAACATAG
- a CDS encoding acyl-CoA/acyl-ACP dehydrogenase has translation MDHIDYDIDLTAEELELKDAAHTFANEVLRPAGIKIDRMTPEKATARDSPLFDVLRQAAELGFSRMSAPEEMGGVKMTPRAAVLVNEELAWGNAGLAGAIALASTHATIALALGSSEIVDEFARPFFTCTDGSIIGCWAVTEPDHGSDMLGVMQADMAVKARGQLIARPDGEDYVLNGQKAAWVSNGPIATHALLNVHLNPDGKLDQGGICVLPLDLPGVSRGEPLEKHGVRSMTQGEIFFDDVRIPKRFMLLDQNAFAPYMDAHLSLFNAGVGVIAAGLARASYEAALEYARERIQGGRPIIEHQSVRTRLFRMFTLLQTCRTLSRGVFIYNGTAMKRGVPVKLEHSIASKVYCTNSALEIATLAVQIHGGNGLSREYPCEMFLRDAMSMTVADGENAYLTQLAASRL, from the coding sequence ATGGATCACATCGACTATGACATCGACCTCACCGCAGAAGAGCTGGAGCTCAAGGATGCGGCCCACACCTTTGCCAATGAGGTCTTGCGTCCGGCCGGAATCAAGATCGACAGGATGACACCGGAAAAAGCAACGGCCCGTGACTCCCCTCTGTTCGATGTCCTGCGACAGGCTGCCGAACTCGGGTTCAGCCGCATGAGTGCTCCGGAGGAAATGGGGGGCGTCAAGATGACACCCCGGGCTGCCGTGTTGGTGAACGAAGAGCTGGCGTGGGGCAACGCGGGGCTCGCCGGAGCGATCGCGTTGGCTTCCACGCATGCCACCATCGCACTTGCATTGGGGAGCAGCGAGATCGTCGATGAATTTGCGCGCCCCTTCTTTACCTGTACGGACGGCTCCATCATCGGTTGCTGGGCAGTGACGGAACCGGATCACGGCTCGGATATGCTGGGCGTCATGCAGGCGGACATGGCCGTCAAGGCGAGAGGCCAACTCATTGCCCGACCGGACGGAGAAGACTATGTCCTGAACGGGCAGAAGGCTGCCTGGGTCTCCAACGGCCCCATCGCAACTCACGCCCTTCTGAACGTCCACTTGAACCCCGATGGCAAACTGGACCAGGGGGGCATCTGCGTCTTGCCTCTCGACCTTCCGGGAGTGAGCCGGGGAGAGCCACTCGAAAAGCACGGCGTGCGCTCGATGACCCAGGGCGAGATCTTCTTCGACGACGTGCGAATTCCGAAACGTTTCATGCTGCTGGACCAGAACGCATTCGCACCCTACATGGATGCGCATCTCTCGCTCTTCAATGCAGGCGTCGGCGTTATTGCAGCGGGGTTGGCCCGAGCCTCCTATGAGGCCGCCCTGGAGTACGCAAGAGAGCGCATACAGGGCGGGAGGCCAATCATCGAGCACCAATCCGTTCGCACTCGACTCTTCAGGATGTTTACCCTGCTGCAAACCTGTCGGACCCTCTCTCGAGGGGTCTTCATCTACAACGGAACGGCGATGAAGCGCGGCGTGCCCGTGAAGCTCGAGCACTCGATCGCATCCAAGGTCTATTGCACGAACTCCGCGCTGGAAATCGCCACGCTCGCTGTACAGATCCATGGCGGAAACGGCCTGTCGAGGGAATACCCCTGCGAGATGTTCCTGCGAGATGCGATGTCGATGACGGTTGCTGATGGCGAGAACGCCTACCTGACCCAGTTGGCTGCCTCA